The sequence below is a genomic window from Croceicoccus marinus.
GGCAAGACCGAGCAGTTCGGCCTGGCTCCGCTGGCGTCGCTGCAGGCCTATTATTCGATGATCGGACGCGACATCGAGCATGAGATCGTCCCGATGCTGGAGGCCGAAGGGCTGGGCCTGATGGTCTGGTCGCCGCTGGCGGGCGGTTTCCTGTCGGGCAAGTTCCGGCGCGGACAGGAAGGCGAGGGGCGGCGCGCGGGCTTCGATTTCCCGCCCATCGACAGGGACCGGGGATATGACGCGGTCGAGGCGATGGACGACATCGCGGCCAGCCACGGCGCGACCGTTCCGCAGGTCGCGCTGGCATGGCTGCTGGCCAAGCCCGCCGTGTCCAGCGTGATCGTCGGCGCGCGCAAGCTGTCCCAGCTCGAGGATAATCTGGGCGCCTGCGACGTGCAGCTGTCGCAAGAGGAAGTCGCCCGGCTTGACGGTGCCGATCCGCGGCGAGTGCAATATCCCGGCTGGATGATCGATCGCCAGGCCGCCTTTCGCAGGGGCGGCAAGGTCGGCGGCGAACCGACCGACTGACGCGCATGCGCACGGGGCTATTGGGCGGCAGTTTCAATCCTGCCCACGGGGGGCATCGCCGCATCACCCTGTTCGCGATCGACGCGCTGGGGCTGGACGAGGCGTGGTGGATGGTGTCGCCCGGCAATCCGCTGAAGACAAAGGCGGGCATGGCGCCGCTGGCCGCGCGCATGGCGTCGGCACGCAAGCAGGCAAGGCGCGCGCCGATCCGCGTCACCGCGATCGAACAGCAACTGGGCACGCGCTTTACCGCCGACACGCTGCGCCACCTCAAGCGGCGCTATCCCAAGCGGGAATTCCTGTGGCTGATGGGCAGCGACAATCTCGCCCAGTTCCACCTGTGGCGCGACTGGCGGTTGATAGCGCGCTCCATGCCGATTGCGGTGATCGCCCGGCCGGGTTATGATGCTGCTGCCATGACGAGCCCCGCCATGGCCTGGCTCCGGCGCTACCGTGTACCGGCAGCCAGCGTACGCAAACGGGGAAGATGGAGCGCGCCGGCACTGGTGTTCCTGCGTTTCGATCCCGATCCGCGCTCGGCCACCGACCGGCGCAAGGCCTCGCCCGACTGGGCCGCCGCTTATGCTGGAGCAAGCCCGCGCGATGCGGTCACGCACCGGTCCATCGGCCTTGGGAATTCGCAGGGAAACCGGGCTTGAACCCCCGGGGCACCAACGCGTTTCCTGTCATGCCAGGCCCCATGCCCATGTGCGGCGTTTGCCTTTTGCCCGTTTCGGGTGCAGGGCGCGCGCAAATGGCTGTTCCCGATTCCTTTCAAGCGTATTCAGTGGGCATGCAGCCAAAGGAGTATAGAATACCCCTATGAATCAGGCTCAACACATGCCGGAAAAATCCGGTTTCGTACCGACGGGCGACATTGCCGACTTCGATGCCGAGGCGGGAAGCCTGCACGAACTCGTGCTCAAATCGCTCGACGACGACCAGGGACAGGACATCATCTCGATTCCGCTGGCGGGCAAAAGCTCGATCGCGGACCACATGGTGATCGCCAGCGGCCGTTCCAGCCGCCAGGTCGCCGCCATGGCCCAGAAACTGGGCGAGCGCGTGAAGAAGGGCGGCTTCGGCCCGGTCCGCATCGAAGGTCTGCCCGCGGCGGACTGGGTGCTGATCGATGCGGGCGACGTGATCGTCCATCTGTTCCGTCCCGAAGTGCGCAGCTTCTACAACCTTGAGCGGATGTGGGGCTTTGGCGAGGGCGGCAACGCCTGATCCGGCTCCGTTCGGCGGGGCATCGTTCCA
It includes:
- a CDS encoding aldo/keto reductase is translated as MRYNRLGRTGLFVSELCLGTMTFGEGEGMFAQMGALKQADVNPLVKAAIDAGVNFIDTADIYSAGKSEQSVARAIRELGLNRDELVIATKALGPMGEGVNARGASRYHLLNAIDASLARLEMDHVDLYQIHGWDPATPIEETLRALDTIVQSGRARYVGVSNWAAWQIARAIGKTEQFGLAPLASLQAYYSMIGRDIEHEIVPMLEAEGLGLMVWSPLAGGFLSGKFRRGQEGEGRRAGFDFPPIDRDRGYDAVEAMDDIAASHGATVPQVALAWLLAKPAVSSVIVGARKLSQLEDNLGACDVQLSQEEVARLDGADPRRVQYPGWMIDRQAAFRRGGKVGGEPTD
- a CDS encoding nicotinate-nucleotide adenylyltransferase yields the protein MRTGLLGGSFNPAHGGHRRITLFAIDALGLDEAWWMVSPGNPLKTKAGMAPLAARMASARKQARRAPIRVTAIEQQLGTRFTADTLRHLKRRYPKREFLWLMGSDNLAQFHLWRDWRLIARSMPIAVIARPGYDAAAMTSPAMAWLRRYRVPAASVRKRGRWSAPALVFLRFDPDPRSATDRRKASPDWAAAYAGASPRDAVTHRSIGLGNSQGNRA
- the rsfS gene encoding ribosome silencing factor, translating into MNQAQHMPEKSGFVPTGDIADFDAEAGSLHELVLKSLDDDQGQDIISIPLAGKSSIADHMVIASGRSSRQVAAMAQKLGERVKKGGFGPVRIEGLPAADWVLIDAGDVIVHLFRPEVRSFYNLERMWGFGEGGNA